In the Nerophis lumbriciformis linkage group LG18, RoL_Nlum_v2.1, whole genome shotgun sequence genome, tatttttatatctttttttccaaatagttcaagaaagaccacaacaaatgagcaatattttgcactgttatacaatttaataaatcagaaactgatgacatagtgctgtattttacttctttctctcttttaaaccaaaaatgctttgctctgattagggggtacttgaatttaaaaaaaaatcacagggggtacattgctgaaaaaaggctgagaaccactgacctagtatatacaataatataaaccaagtcattgtatttcatttaggattatttcataacttcatttaaataaaaatattttttttgtccttttttagatacagtcaataaataatgtgaatacgtatcataacatggaaatctaagagaacgtgttgtgaatgaggatgcttgtggacctggaaattattatttatttttttacacatttttattaaaaaaaaaaaaaaaaaagttttcccatcgtattcaattttagacgctttctcttcttaggtattatttctccggctgtagaaaagagccgctcacagggcacagaggaggcgtcagtgcgacacagttcgcgtatcggtcacgtgaccaaaacagctcatgatcggtcacgtgactttctaaaagcggtacgcgcaccgacacagggtttcactctatgagctcgacgcatgcgccgatgcatcggtgttgccggacccatcactaccggtatgttttaaagttgtcgtttgcttgcatattgtaaaaacaaccgtccaacattttacaactaatTGTAAACTTATAGGTGCCGAACATCAGGGACGTGTTGCGACGAGACAATGTGTCGATGATAAGATATTAAGCCGAGTTGGTAAGTGAATCTGTTTGCTAATAGTAgcgactagtgatgggttgatgaggcgtcatgaagcgtttcgacacattgcaaaactgtattgatactgtgtcactaaatactgacatctgctggacattaaaaatccctacaggcaacctatggaccgactcaactgacactgattgtatgacctagtacaggggtcaccaacctttttgaaaccaaaaactacttcttgggtactgattaatgcgaagggctgaataaatatattgtcatttgtaagttacacgtaagtgtgatttaaacaagaatagctaaataaatgtatatatataaaaaaaaatgggtatttctgtctgtcattccgtcgtacatttttttttccttttacgaaaGTTTTTTTGTAgacaataaatgatgaaaaaaacacttaattgaacggtttaaaagaggagaaaacacgaaaaaatttaaaataaaattttgaaacagttcatcttcaatttcgactctttaaaattcaaaattcaaccgacaaaaagaagagaaaaactagcttatttgaatctttttgaaaaaattaaaaaaaagaatgtatggaacatcattagtaatttttcctgattaagatacattttagaatttggatgacatgttttaaattggttaaaatccaatctgcactttgttagaatatttaacaaattggaccaagctatatttctaacaaagacaaatcagtatttcttctagattttccagaacaaaaattttaaaagaaattcaaaatactttgaaataagatttaaatttgattctacagattttctagatttggcagaataattttttggaattttaatcatagtaagtttgaagaaatatttcacaaatattcttcgtcaaaaaaacagaagctaaaatatttattattctttacaataaaaattttttttttacttgaacattgatttcaattgtcaggaaagaagaggaagaaatttaaaaggtaaaaaggtatatttgtttaaaaatcctaaaatcatttttaaggttgtatttttttctctaaaattgtatttctaaaagtaataagaagcaaagtaaaaaataaatgaatttatttaaacaagtgaagacccatccatccattttctaccgcttattccaagtgaagaccaagtctttaaaatattttcttggattttcaaattctcttttagaattaaaaatgtcgagcaaagcgagaccagcttgctagtaaataaatacaatttaaaaaatagaggcagctcactggtaagtgctgctctttgagctatttttagaacaggccagcgggcgactgatctggtccttaccggctacctggtgaccgcgggcaccgcgttggtgacccctgccctagtatatacaataatataaaccaagtcattgtatttcatttaggattatttcatatcttcatttaaataaaaatatatttgtatcttttttagatacagtcaataaataatgtgaacatgtatcataacatggaaatctaagagaacgtgttgtgaatgattgtggactgggaattgtttttaatttaatttttttacacatttttataaaaaaaaaaaaaaagtttttccgacgtattacattttagacgatttctcttcttagttattatttctccggctgtagaaaagagccgctcacagggcacagaggaggcgtcagtgcgacacagttcgcgtatcggtcacgtgaccgaaacagctcatgatcggtcacgtgactttctaaaagcgatacgcgcaccgacacagggtttcgctctatgaactCGACGCATGCgctgatgcatcggtgttgccggacccatcactaccggtatgttttaaagttgtcgtttgcttgcatattgtaaaaacaaccgtccaacattttacaactaattgtaaacttgtaggtgccgaacatcaGGGACGTGTTGCGACGAGAGAGTGTGTCGATGATAAGATATTAAGCCGAGTTGGTAAGTGAATCTGTTTGCTAATAGGGGGCGGcagggcgtagtgggtagagcaaccgtgtcagaaacctgaggggttgcaggttcgctccccgcctcttaccatccaaaaatcgctgccgttgtgtccttgggcgggacacttcacccttttcccccggtgccactcacaccggtgaattgaatgataggtggtggtcggaaaggccgttggcgcaaattgcagccacgcttccgtcagtctaccccagggcagctgtggctatgaaagtagcttaccaccaccaggtgtgaatgattgatgggttctacatgtaaagcgactttgggtacttagaaaagcgctatataaatcccagttattattattattattaatagtagcgactagccgtacccatgtatttcctatgggcggttagcatcgggttttaatcccgtttcctccaatgtttctgatccgattgaatttatatttatgtcgAGTCTTCATTTTGGGTAGTTACTTATGGTAACTAAGTGTTGTGGCGTTTTAAGGCCATCTGCACTTTTTATGCTACAGTAAAGATAATGAATGAACACTGCCGCTGGTGTGCGgttacacccgtcatagtgacgtcactgttagtTAATGTTACTCCCGTCATGGTTAATGTTAGCAGTATTatagctaataatgataataaataagtgtaacttatttattgaaggtcgaacaatagatgacttaatgttgatgtttatgtgcgcacattgattgaacttcgggtcctgtgcttacgcaggccaggtccctaagtgttggatggcgagctgtagataggcctcgagcctgagcccaaggatctccacctctcaacccctgaactccacctgctctggtcgggccggtaggcggcttatagccgaaccccttgcctcgcacctcattgctctgcggccctttgcactacctcatacacaccctgcccataaactgaactctcactacaaaCTGCCATACCCACAACCCCAAACCATGTGGCTGTATGAACTCTGAATGCGCATGTGGACTGCGATCAGTCTCATATGACCTTTTATGAACTTTTGATACTACCTGTTAtgaattgctgtttttttcttttgttttgaatggccattcctatcaatgtatgtccactatttgttgcactgtacatatttaaataacaccagtataatttaaagcatttaattgtgtctgtcctactctctccgagtcgtaatctagacttctgattagcccaaatattgagaacgtctactataatagctaacgtacctgttacacttctataagtgttataatgaagacaacacatgatgtaagtgtctatattagcctactatcaaaattactttaaaagtcttatattgaagacaacacatgatgtgtctatattagcctactatcaagatgactttaaaagtcttctataagtgttataatgaagacaacacatgatgtgtctatattagcctactatcaaaatgactttaaaagtctaagtgttttagtgaagacaacacatgatgtaagtgtctatattagcctactatcaaaatgactttaaaagtcttataagtgttataatgaagacaacacatgatgtgtctatattagcctactatcaaaatgactttaaaagtcttataagtgttataatgaagacaacacatgatgtaagtgtctatattagcctatcaaaatgactttaaaagtcttcaagtgttataatgaagacaatacatgatgtaagtgtatattagcctactatcaaaatgactaagtcttatataagtgttataataaagacaacacatgatgtgtctatattagcctacgatcaaaatgactttaaaagtcttatataagtgttataatgaagacaacacatgatgtaagtgtctatattagcctatcaaaatgactttaaaagtcttcaagtgttataatgaagacaacacatgatgtaagtgtatattagcctactatcaaaatgactaagtcttatataagtgttataatgaagacaacacatgatttgtctatattagcctacgatcaaaatgactttaaaagtcttatataagtgttataatgaagacaacacatgatgtgtctatattagcctactatcaaaatgactttaaaagtctaagtgttttagtgaagacaacacatgatgtaagtgtctatattagcctactatcaaaatgactttaaaagtcttctataagtgttataatgaagacaacacatgatgtgtctatattagcctactatcaaaatgactaagtcttatataagtgttataatgaagacaacacatgatgtgtctatattagcctactatcaaaatgactaagtcttatataagtgttataataaagacaacacatgatgtgtctatattagcctacgatcaaaatgactttaaaagtcttatataagtgttataatgaagacaacacatgatgtaagtgtctatattagcctactatcaaaatgactttaaaagtcttctataagtgttataatgaagacaacacaggatgtgtctatattagcctactatcaaaatgactttaaaagtcttatataaatgttataataaagacaacacatgatgtaagtgtctatattagcctactatcaaaatgactttaaaagtcttataagtgttataatgaagacaacacatgatgtgtctatattagcctactatcaaaatgactaagtcttataatgaagacaacacatgatgtaagtgtctatattagcctactatcaaaatgactataagtcttatataagtgttataataaagacaacacatgatgtaagtgtctatattagcctactatcaaaatgactttaaaagtcttataagtgttataatgaagacaacacatgatgtaagtgtatattagcctactatcaaaatgactaagtcttataatgaagacaacacatgatgtaagtgtctatattagcctactatcaaaatgactataagtcttatataagtgttataatgaagacaacacatgatgtgtctatattagcctactatcaaaatgactttaaaagtcttatataagtgttgtaatgaagacaacacaggatgtaagtgtctatattagcctactatcaaaatgactttgtcttatataagtgttataatgacaacacatgatgtatgtgtctatattagtctactatcaaaatgactttaaaagtcttatataagtgttataatgaagacaacacatgatgtacagtataaaacgtttggcggacagaatgagacaaagaagcagtggcataaaacgcgtctttctgtggcagcgtcggagaaagttgagtcacagtccacacaacggtgagttcaagggccgctgaaatgagtaggacagatagtgtcatcagtgaagcatacacacaaacatattaaacatattaacaATTAGGAagctttgtgtcgtgtttgtactcctacacaaaccatattacaacaaaatatacatttttcaccccatttttttctcctaattccatacatttttgaacaaagctccatggagccaccagggtgtCGCTCAAGAGCcacgggttgcagacccccgccCTAGGTGCGCCTTTCACACTATTATCCAACTTTAAAGCAGGAATCCTATTGATTTTGAACGACACCCAACACAGGACAAAGACAAAGGTGAAAACACTGCAGGGTTCTTGACCTCACTACTGATCACAATTGCTTCACTTTGAGCGTTCAGTCCAAGAACTCTGTTGATTTTGAACACCGGCCAAAGCAAGACGGATCCCGACAGTCAAAGGTCAACACAACACACTCTCTTTTTATGCCATAGGAGATCATTTATCTCAGTTAGAGCAATAATCCTGTAGATTTTTAACCAGACTTAACACAGGAGGTCAAACAAAACTGGTTCACTCTTTCGGGAAACGTTCCCAGGATTTAGCCAAAATTAAGCAAGACTCCTATTGATTTTTAACTCCAGCCTCGGTCAAGCGTCACAAGACAACACATCTTCGCCATATTTTACGTGCTGGGATATTAGTTAAGCAAGTGGAAGACGACAAATACCGTCTCCGTCTCGTCGCGCTTAAGCAAGACTCCTGTTGATTTTGAAGGGCAGGCGGAGGTGAAAAGACGACATGCACGCTCGTCTCCTCGTGATGTTTATTTGCTGACAAAGATTGTTTACAGTACGTGCTGCTGACTGAGTGGAAAGTGAAAGTGCTGCTGAATGAATCACAATATAAAGAACACCATAAGATGAAGGAATGCAGAGAGAACATAAAAACAGTGTAGCTGTTCCTCAAAGATAACAAGAATAAAATGAATAGTAGTCCTTCAGTGTGCTCGCTACGCTAATTGTCCCAGCAGCCCTTGCAGGCCCTGCGGCGAGAGCCACAGCATCTCCACCAGGTTGTACTGGCAGTAGCCCATCCAGAAGCCGAACGCCACGTCGGTCACGTTGTGGCGGCCCAGCATGACGCGGCTCAGCCCCACCGTGCCCACCCACAGCAGCACCAGGACCCTCAGCGGGGCGGCCAGCACCAGGTGCGCCAGCAGGAAGCGGCCGCACATGGAGGCGCGCGTGGCGTGGCCCGAGGGGAAGGAGAAGCGGTCCACGGAGAAGGTGGCGAACATGTCCATGCGGTTGTGGGCGGGCCTGCGCCGCCGCACCGTCGCCTTGACGACGCCGACCAGGACCAGGTCCAGGAGCAGACCTGGGACGAGAAGGTGCAAAGGATTACAACTGCAACCACAAAAACTACAATACAGGAACGGTTTAAAAACAAGTCTGTTATGTCAATGGAAAGAAAAAAAGCCTTGGAAACAAATGAGTCAAGTCATTGTTACATAACAGACTTTTCTTTCCTTTGGCCTTGACAAAGGGCTGTTTGCTACCAAAATGAACGTAATTCTTCTTCAGTTCTTCCCTCAATCACCTCCACTAAGTTCTGAAATGCCCACTtatagaaaatctggagaaatcactgcacgtaagcggctaagcccgtgacctttgatccctcaggcggtactgcatcaaaaagcgacatcggcgtgtaaaggatatcaccacatgggctcaggaacacttcagaaaaccactatcagtaactacagttggtcgctacatctgtaagtgcaagtcaaaattctactatgcaaagccaaagccatttatcaacaacacccagaaacgccgccggcttcgctgggcacgagctcatctaagacggactgatgcaaagtggaaaagtgtggtcggacgagtccacatttcaaatagtttttggaaactgtggacatcgtttcctccggaccaaagaggaaaagaaccatccggattgttctaggcgcaaagttgaaaagccggcatctgtgatggtatgggggtgtattagtgcccaagacatgggtaacttacacatctgtgaaggcaccattaatgctgaaaggtacatacaggttttggagcaacatatgttgccatccaagcaacgttatcatggacgcccctgcttatttcagcaaaacaataccaagccacgtgttacaacagcgtggcttcgtagtaaaagagtgcgggtactagactggcctgcctgtagtccagacctgtctcccacctgagatcggtaggttgtgaagtgaattatatttatatagcgcttttctctggtgactcaaagtgctttacatagtgaaacccaatatctaagttacatttaaaccagtgtgggtggcactgggagcaggtgggtaaagtgtcttgcccaaggacacaacggcagtaacggaaatcgaacctggaaccctcaagttgctggcacggcccctctaccaaccgagctatgctgcCCCTTGAGCaacttgtgagttcaaaccccggccgagtcataccaaagaccataaaaatgggacccattacctccctgcttggcactcagcatcaagggttggaattgggggttaaatcaccaaaaatgattcacgggcgcggccaccgctgctgcccactgctcccctcacctcccagggggtgaacaaggggatgggtcaaatgcagaggacaaatttcaccacatctagtgtgtgtgacaattattggtactttaactgtggACGCgtttgtcaactgtcagtttaggctgctcgcaggctcctcatcaccacttcaagatggcggccgaatttctcgcgtcacagcagccaatgctgcgtctactaatAAAGATGTCTATGGTAGCCAGGCTGGACATATGTTTTTTAATTAGTAGTTGTAAAAAACGAATACGTTTTAAAAATTATATGGACAATGTGACCTTCGCAGGGGTCTGTACTTATAAACTTGAGCCCCAATCCTCCACAAAGTTTTATGTAAATGAATTGAGTAAACAAAGATATATTGCAGTCTTCAATGGAATAAGTGGGGTGGAAGGTTCTTACCCAGGAGGAGGTTGAGCATGACCTCCTGTCCGGCGGCACTGTCGCTCTTGTAGAGGCAGTAGACGGTGCCAGCCAGCCAGGGGA is a window encoding:
- the plpp6 gene encoding polyisoprenoid diphosphate/phosphate phosphohydrolase PLPP6, with protein sequence MSSPKAKHLSRGGGGGGGSPVLGATNGRYEFKSLTKPLSSDSATARLRASESPTRRRGSSSSTGSAGGHGPSEEDGIRLNPSLFRVALSSLLAIDLWLSKRLGVCAWEDSSWGSVRPLMKLIEVTGHGIPWLAGTVYCLYKSDSAAGQEVMLNLLLGLLLDLVLVGVVKATVRRRRPAHNRMDMFATFSVDRFSFPSGHATRASMCGRFLLAHLVLAAPLRVLVLLWVGTVGLSRVMLGRHNVTDVAFGFWMGYCQYNLVEMLWLSPQGLQGLLGQLA